A window of Cohnella herbarum contains these coding sequences:
- a CDS encoding zinc ribbon domain-containing protein, which produces MSFFKKITDSVSKGVSTATEKAQQTVEITKLNAQISGKRKDIDKLFAIIGESVYEGYEAQDLSSTQAKVLPKCEEITAIRAEIALLDERIKAIRNEKDCVCGKRVAEDTRFCSSCGHRFPDPIVVEKPIQVDPYVPDDTALDSSEAIFDEGQEEKSHVDQRQICKSCGTPLYADSHYCPACGQPTR; this is translated from the coding sequence ATGAGTTTTTTCAAGAAGATTACGGACTCCGTAAGCAAAGGGGTATCGACGGCAACGGAGAAGGCGCAACAAACCGTGGAAATTACGAAGTTAAATGCACAGATTTCCGGTAAGCGTAAGGATATCGATAAATTGTTCGCGATCATCGGCGAATCCGTATATGAAGGTTATGAGGCGCAAGACCTATCTTCGACTCAAGCGAAAGTTCTCCCGAAGTGCGAAGAAATTACGGCCATTCGGGCGGAGATCGCCCTGCTGGACGAGCGGATCAAAGCGATTCGCAACGAAAAAGATTGCGTATGCGGCAAGCGGGTGGCGGAGGATACGAGATTCTGCTCGTCTTGCGGCCATCGGTTCCCGGATCCGATCGTAGTCGAGAAACCGATACAGGTAGATCCTTATGTGCCCGATGATACCGCGTTGGATTCCTCGGAAGCTATTTTCGATGAAGGGCAAGAGGAGAAAAGCCACGTCGACCAACGCCAGATTTGCAAGAGCTGCGGTACTCCGTTATACGCCGATAGCCATTATTGCCCGGCTTGCGGGCAACCTACCCGATAA